Proteins from a genomic interval of Pseudomonas paeninsulae:
- a CDS encoding Crp/Fnr family transcriptional regulator — MVLHRVHHQILRSHHLFEPLNEEQMDELMSTSQLLSIDKGEPLFRQGEPAHSFYFVIAGAVKIYRLTPDGQEKVFEVIGNRQTFAEAMMLMDTPNYVASAEAVCPTQLYRIANSTYMRLLESNSRLPFALLGKLCVRLHQRVNEIETLSLKNATHRVVRYLITQLARLPDSGNSFELPMAKQLIAGHLSIQPETFSRIMRRLIDEEIITQEGRQISIIDRLRLEQFE, encoded by the coding sequence TCACCAGATTCTTCGCAGTCACCATTTGTTCGAGCCGTTGAACGAAGAGCAGATGGATGAACTGATGAGCACCAGTCAACTGCTCAGCATCGACAAGGGCGAGCCACTGTTCCGTCAGGGCGAACCGGCCCACTCGTTCTATTTCGTGATCGCCGGCGCGGTGAAGATCTACCGCCTGACCCCGGATGGGCAGGAGAAGGTGTTCGAGGTCATCGGCAATCGGCAGACCTTTGCCGAAGCCATGATGCTGATGGACACGCCCAATTACGTCGCCTCGGCCGAGGCGGTATGCCCTACTCAGCTCTACCGCATCGCCAACAGCACCTATATGCGTCTGCTCGAGAGCAATAGCCGGCTGCCCTTTGCCCTGCTCGGCAAGCTCTGCGTGCGCCTGCACCAGCGGGTCAACGAGATCGAAACGCTGTCGCTGAAAAACGCCACCCACCGCGTGGTGCGCTACCTGATCACTCAGCTTGCACGACTGCCAGACAGCGGCAACAGCTTCGAGTTGCCGATGGCCAAGCAGTTGATTGCCGGCCACCTGTCGATCCAGCCGGAGACCTTCTCACGGATCATGCGCCGCCTGATCGACGAGGAAATCATCACCCAGGAAGGCCGTCAGATCAGCATTATCGATCGCCTGCGCCTGGAGCAGTTCGAGTGA
- a CDS encoding DnrP protein, with the protein MSKCLYCQQDNPPQEPECRNCGMPLPALADAAGERRQRRFMWFCIGLTVFCAVMIVWLPRSIA; encoded by the coding sequence ATGTCTAAATGCCTGTATTGCCAACAAGACAATCCCCCCCAGGAACCTGAGTGCCGCAACTGCGGCATGCCCCTGCCGGCACTGGCCGATGCTGCCGGCGAACGTCGGCAGCGGCGCTTTATGTGGTTCTGCATAGGTCTGACCGTGTTCTGCGCGGTGATGATCGTCTGGTTGCCGCGCAGCATCGCCTGA
- a CDS encoding nitric oxide reductase activation protein NorD — MAFTVELEEWVGSVWHRFITRRASPDFPEARVELASMQRPLALLFRAMGGASGVGVQAASARDLLLRRNLLQQVAGTCKQMPVAWCDASNLRLPSSLAVYPEVALNQDLYRWLALLAAQAGDMRHWARDNQRWTQQLLQSYPALRPRYRRLVEAHLQLRPDPTQLGKDEAALEIALCQALREPGSVEHFPRSELAPWPLPLWLYPAENLGEPQACELGEESEGNLLAPKDEQKVGPKRAKRVEESTSKGGLLIFRLENLFSWSEHVELDRCTDDSEDLDAARVAEDLDELALSKQRLRKGGGLKLHLDLPPADVDDIPLGEGIKLPEWDYRKQSLREDFVNLQMMVPRGSEPQPLPLRLAPLAKRLRRQFEHLRNDRQWLRQQPQGSELDMQAWLDFHVERQHGQCAERGLFMEQRHTRRDLACLLLADVSMSTDAHLDDQHRVIEVISDSLLLFGETLSALGDDFALYGFSSLRRQQVRMQELKSFKQRYDDNTRGRIQALKPGYYTRMGAAIRQATKLLGACKQRRKLLLLVTDGKPNDLDLYEGRYGVEDTREAVLEARRQGLLPFCITIDSEAGDYLPYMFGANGYTQIRQPQQLPLRLPQLYRQLTQV, encoded by the coding sequence AACTGGAAGAGTGGGTGGGCAGTGTCTGGCACCGCTTCATCACCCGGCGTGCCAGCCCTGATTTTCCCGAGGCGCGGGTCGAACTGGCCAGTATGCAGCGACCCCTGGCGCTGTTGTTCCGCGCCATGGGCGGCGCCAGTGGCGTCGGGGTGCAAGCCGCCAGCGCGCGCGACCTGCTGCTGCGGCGCAACCTGCTGCAACAGGTGGCCGGCACCTGCAAGCAAATGCCGGTGGCCTGGTGCGATGCCAGCAACCTGCGCCTGCCGTCGAGCCTGGCGGTGTACCCCGAGGTTGCGCTGAATCAGGACCTGTATCGCTGGCTGGCGCTGCTGGCCGCGCAAGCGGGCGACATGCGCCACTGGGCGCGCGATAACCAGCGTTGGACCCAGCAGTTGTTGCAGAGCTACCCGGCCCTGCGCCCGCGCTACCGGCGGCTGGTCGAGGCCCATCTGCAATTGCGCCCGGATCCCACGCAGCTAGGCAAGGACGAGGCGGCACTGGAGATTGCGTTGTGTCAGGCGCTGCGCGAACCGGGCAGCGTCGAGCATTTTCCGCGTAGCGAGCTGGCACCCTGGCCGTTGCCGCTGTGGCTGTACCCGGCGGAAAACCTTGGCGAACCCCAGGCCTGTGAACTGGGCGAGGAAAGCGAGGGCAACCTGCTGGCCCCCAAGGACGAGCAGAAGGTCGGACCCAAGCGCGCCAAGCGGGTCGAGGAGAGCACCAGCAAGGGTGGCCTGCTGATCTTTCGCCTGGAAAACCTGTTCAGCTGGTCCGAGCATGTCGAGTTGGATCGCTGCACCGACGATAGCGAAGACCTGGACGCCGCACGGGTCGCCGAGGATCTCGACGAACTGGCCCTGTCCAAGCAACGCCTGCGCAAGGGCGGCGGACTCAAGTTGCACCTCGATCTGCCGCCAGCGGATGTCGACGACATCCCGCTGGGCGAGGGCATCAAGTTGCCGGAGTGGGATTATCGCAAGCAGAGCCTGCGCGAAGACTTCGTCAATCTGCAGATGATGGTGCCGCGCGGCAGCGAGCCGCAGCCGCTGCCCTTGCGTCTGGCGCCATTGGCCAAACGCTTGCGGCGCCAGTTCGAGCACCTGCGCAACGACCGCCAGTGGCTGCGCCAGCAACCCCAGGGCTCGGAGCTGGATATGCAGGCCTGGCTAGATTTTCACGTCGAGCGTCAGCATGGCCAGTGCGCCGAACGAGGCCTGTTCATGGAGCAGCGCCACACGCGCCGCGATCTGGCCTGCCTGTTGCTGGCCGATGTGTCGATGTCCACCGACGCCCACCTGGACGACCAGCACCGGGTAATCGAGGTGATCAGCGACAGCCTGCTGCTGTTCGGCGAAACCCTGTCGGCTCTGGGTGACGATTTCGCCCTTTACGGATTCTCCTCCTTGCGCCGCCAGCAGGTGCGCATGCAAGAACTCAAGTCGTTCAAGCAGCGCTACGACGACAACACCCGCGGGCGCATTCAAGCGTTAAAGCCCGGTTATTACACCCGTATGGGCGCGGCCATCCGCCAGGCCACCAAGCTGCTCGGTGCCTGCAAGCAAAGACGCAAGCTGTTGCTGCTGGTGACCGATGGCAAGCCCAACGACCTCGACCTCTACGAAGGCCGCTACGGTGTGGAAGACACCCGCGAAGCGGTGCTGGAGGCGCGGCGGCAGGGACTGTTGCCGTTCTGCATCACCATCGACAGCGAAGCCGGCGATTACCTGCCGTACATGTTCGGCGCCAATGGCTACACCCAGATCCGCCAGCCACAGCAATTGCCGCTGCGCCTGCCGCAGCTGTACCGGCAGCTGACCCAAGTATAA